One region of Vigna angularis cultivar LongXiaoDou No.4 chromosome 10, ASM1680809v1, whole genome shotgun sequence genomic DNA includes:
- the LOC108334566 gene encoding casein kinase II subunit alpha-2, whose translation MSKARVYADVNALRPKEYWDYESLTLQWGDQDDYEVVRKVGRGKYSEVFEGINVNSNERCIIKILKPVKKKKIKREIKILQNICGGPNIVKLLDIVRDQHSKTPSLIFEYVNSTDFKVLYPTLTDYDIRYYIYELLKALDYCHSQGVMHRDVKPHNVMIDHELRKLRLIDWGLAEFYHPGKDYNVRVASRYFKGPELLVDLQEYDYSLDMWSLGCMFAGMIFRKEPFFYGHDNQDQLVKIAKVLGTDELNAYLNKYHLELDPQLDALVGRHSRKPWSKFINADNQHLVSPEAIDFLDKLLRYDHQDRLTAKEAMAHPYFSQVRAAESSRMRT comes from the exons tgaTCAAGATGATTATGAAGTTGTGCGAAAAGTGGGCAGAGGGAAATATAGTGAGGTTTTTGAAGGCATTAATGTTAATAGCAATGAGCGCTGTATAATCAAGATTCTGAAACCTGTCAAGAAAAAAAAG ATTAAAAGAGAGATAAAAATACTTCAGAATATTTGTGGAGGACCAAATATTGTCAAGCTTCTTGATATTGTCAGAGATCAGCATTCCAAAACTCCTAGTTTGATATTTGAGTATGTCAACAGCACGGATTTTAAAGTTCTGTACCCAACCTTGACTGATTATGACATACGCTATTACATATATGAGCTCCTTAAG GCCCTGGATTACTGCCACTCTCAAGGCGTTATGCACAGGGATGTCAAGCCTCATAATGTTATGATTGATCATGAGTTACGAAAACTTCGTTTGATTGATTGGGGTCTTGCTGAATTTTATCATCCTGGAAAGGACTATAACGTTCGTGTAGCTTCAAG ATACTTCAAGGGTCCTGAACTTCTAGTTGATCTGCAAGAATATGACTACTCATTAGACATGTGGAGCCTTGGCTGCATGTTTGCTGGAATG ATATTTCGCAAAGAACCTTTCTTTTATGGCCATGACAACCAGGATCAGCTTGTAAAAATAGCTAAG GTGCTTGGGACTGATGAACTGAATGCGTATCTTAATAAATATCATCTGGAACTTGATCCTCAACTTGATGCGCTTGTTGGAAG ACACAGTCGAAAGCCCTGGTCTAAATTTATCAATGCAGATAATCAGCATCTTGTGTCTCCTGAG GCAATTGATTTTCTTGATAAGCTTCTTCGATATGATCACCAGGACAGGCTAACAGCTAAGGAAGCGATG GCACATCCATATTTCTCTCAGGTAAGGGCAGCAGAAAGTAGCAGAATGAGGACATAG